Proteins encoded together in one Labeo rohita strain BAU-BD-2019 chromosome 21, IGBB_LRoh.1.0, whole genome shotgun sequence window:
- the phyhd1 gene encoding phytanoyl-CoA dioxygenase domain-containing protein 1 has translation MEGLTDQDVQKYRDEGYLVLDGLLSPDECDALRDRMSEIIERMDVPEHCRTQFSTDHDEQLKTQGNADYFITSGDKIRFFFEKGVFDDKGEFIVPKEQSLNKIGHALHAYEPLFKAVTHSPKVQNVIKKLGLINPVILQSMYIFKQPGIGGEVTPHQDATFLYTQPLGRVMGIWIALEDATLENGCLWFIPGSHNDGISRRMVRTPKGTFPLTDFIGREKNYDDKLFIPAPVKKGGAVLIHGEVVHRSAANTSDASRHVYTFHIMDSQNTVWSPENWLQPTEELPFPSLYT, from the exons ATGGAAGGTTTGACAGATCAAGACGTGCAAAAG TACCGGGATGAGGGCTATCTGGTGCTGGACGGCCTTCTGTCCCCAGATGAGTGTGATGCTTTAAGGGACCGTATGAGTGAGATCATTGAGCGGATGGATGTTCCTGAACACTGCAGGACACAGTTCTCCACTGACCACGACGAGCAGCTTAAAACACAG GGAAATGCAGACTATTTTATCACAAGTGGAGACAAGATCCGTTTCTTCTTTGAGAAAGGAGTGTTTGATGATAAAG GAGAGTTCATTGTGCCAAAAGAACAGTCCTTGAATAAAATCGGACATG CTCTCCATGCTTATGAGCCGCTGTTTAAAGCAGTCACCCACTCACCCAAAGTTCAA AATGTGATTAAGAAACTCGGGCTGATAAATCCAGTGATTCTGCAGAGTATGTACATCTTTAAG CAACCTGGGATTGGTGGAGAAG TGACCCCTCACCAGGACGCCACCTTCCTTTACACGCAGCCTCTGGGAAGAGTGATGGGCATATGGATCGCTCTGGAAGACGCTACGCTGGAGAACGGCTGTCTGTGGTTCATACCGGGATCACACAATG ATGGGATTTCCAGGCGAATGGTGCGGACACCTAAAGGCACGTTTCCTCTGACTGATTTCATTGGCCGAGAGAAGAACTACGACGACAAGCTCTTCATTCCAGCTCCTGTGAAAAAAG GTGGAGCAGTTCTGATTCACGGTGAAGTCGTCCACCGCAGCGCCGCAAACACCTCCGACGCCTCGCGCCACGTTTACACCTTTCACATCATGGACTCTCAAAACACCGTTTGGAGTCCTGAGAACTG GCTACAACCAACAGAAGAGCTGCCCTTTCCGTCTCTCTACACTTAA
- the dolk gene encoding dolichol kinase — protein sequence MQLDPVLIESSVVFAVVISVHCAVWNQLSWCCIALAVQAFYVQHKWDRLIRTGAAVFQFRPSSNSGVLPASMVLPLLGLALRGRCIAVGNVYMERFAMVITVIGMMLALFLSLIALGITRPVPTNTCVIAGIAGSAILYTVKQTLTVSEVIEVLEVLLIFVYLSLILLYLLPRCFTPGEALLILGGISFIINQLIKRSLASSGNANADPLPYFLPVAVLGLVLLGIFFAVLFVFMESETWSASFFFHTMTAVLGLGLLVPWLSLLTQHHPITWLMHFITETNTRLWLIGFWAALLLLAVAVVMHQNSHRSAGSKKHQASTAVRKYFHLLIVLTFAPGLALDRPLLHLAAVVCLSAFLFLEFVRYFRIRPLGAPLRRLLTLFLDERDSGPLILTHIYLLLGVALPIWLTPASCTPKGGLGGAGGLVPYAGVLAVGVGDTVASIFGSTVGEIRWPGTKKTFEGTATSVFAQIIAVVVFLIADSSINLNASYSWVVGSITMVAMLEAYTSQIDNLLLPLYLYILLLL from the coding sequence ATGCAGCTGGATCCCGTGCTGATTGAATCCTCCGTGGTGTTTGCCGTAGTGATCAGCGTTCACTGTGCCGTGTGGAACCAGCTCTCCTGGTGCTGCATCGCTTTGGCCGTCCAGGCTTTTTACGTACAGCACAAATGGGATCGCCTCATCCGGACCGGTGCCGCCGTATTCCAATTCCGGCCTTCGTCTAACAGCGGCGTGTTACCGGCCAGCATGGTGCTGCCCCTGCTAGGACTGGCTTTGAGGGGACGCTGCATCGCAGTGGGGAACGTCTACATGGAGCGATTCGCCATGGTCATAACAGTGATCGGTATGATGCTGGCGCTGTTTCTATCACTCATCGCGTTGGGAATCACACGGCCGGTGCCAACAAACACCTGCGTTATAGCCGGCATTGCCGGTAGTGCAATTCTGTACACAGTCAAGCAAACACTAACAGTCTCCGAGGTGATAGAAGTCTTGGAGGTGTTgctaatttttgtgtatttaagccTAATCCTCTTGTACCTCCTCCCACGCTGCTTTACTCCTGGCGAGGCCCTGCTGATTCTCGGCGGGATCAGTTTTATCATCAACCAGCTTATTAAGCGCTCTCTAGCCTCGTCTGGGAATGCAAACGCAGATCCACTTCCGTATTTCCTCCCAGTTGCTGTATTAGGCCTAGTCCTACTTGGAATCTTCTTCGCTGTGCTTTTCGTATTCATGGAATCAGAAACCTGGTCAGCGTCGTTTTTCTTCCACACCATGACTGCCGTTTTAGGATTGGGCCTGTTGGTTCCCTGGCTCTCCCTGCTCACGCAGCATCACCCGATTACCTGGTTAATGCATTTCATCACCGAAACCAACACTCGCCTTTGGCTGATCGGATTCTGGGCAGCTTTGCTGCTTCTAGCAGTCGCCGTCGTGATGCATCAAAACAGTCACCGCTCAGCCGGAAGCAAGAAGCATCAAGCATCAACGGCTGTGAGAAAGTATTTCCACCTCCTTATCGTACTAACCTTCGCTCCAGGACTCGCGTTAGACCGTCCTCTGCTACATCTAGCCGCGGTCGTATGCCTCTCAGCGTTTTTGTTTCTCGAATTTGTCCGCTATTTCCGCATCCGACCACTTGGGGCGCCCTTGCGTCGACTTCTTACTTTATTCCTGGATGAGAGAGACTCCGGGCCGCTTATTCTCACTCACATCTATCTTCTCCTCGGCGTCGCCCTTCCAATATGGCTCACGCCTGCGTCGTGCACCCCTAAAGGAGGCCTAGGGGGCGCCGGTGGCCTGGTGCCCTACGCCGGCGTACTTGCCGTAGGAGTCGGCGATACAGTTGCGTCTATTTTTGGCAGCACCGTTGGCGAAATCCGCTGGCCTGGTACGAAGAAGACCTTCGAGGGCACCGCGACATCAGTGTTCGCTCAGATCATCGCCGTGGTGGTTTTTCTCATCGCTGACAGTAGTATAAACCTGAACGCTAGCTACTCGTGGGTCGTGGGTTCGATCACAATGGTGGCTATGTTGGAGGCGTACACGTCGCAGATAGACAACCTGCTGCTTCCTTTGTACCTCTACATCCTTCTGCTGCTGTGA